In one Corallococcus silvisoli genomic region, the following are encoded:
- a CDS encoding ABC transporter ATP-binding protein, which translates to MIQVEGLTKFYGEHAAIRDLAFTIGQGEVIGFLGLNGAGKSTTLKILGCVLLPTSGRVVIDGHDVVNQSHEVRQRIGYLPDVPPVYDEMTVGEYLAYVARLRDVPAKATATHVGEAEEKTGLRDVHGEVISTLSHGYRQRVGLAQALVHRPALLILDEPTSGLDPLQIVEMRDVIRGLKGAHTVLVSSHILPEISQTCDRLLIIHKGALLAQGSEEELSRSLGGPSIVLEVRGDRARAVEALQGFGAVEVREGEGGVLGMKVAAPPDLRPQVARAVVGAGLELLRLDANEGQLEALFLRLTHGQEVRA; encoded by the coding sequence ATGATCCAGGTCGAAGGGCTGACGAAGTTCTACGGCGAGCACGCGGCCATCCGGGACCTGGCCTTCACCATTGGCCAGGGCGAGGTCATCGGCTTCCTGGGCCTCAATGGCGCCGGCAAGTCGACGACGCTCAAGATTCTCGGGTGCGTGCTGCTGCCCACCTCGGGCCGCGTCGTCATTGACGGGCACGACGTGGTGAACCAGTCCCACGAGGTGCGCCAGCGCATCGGCTACCTGCCGGACGTCCCCCCGGTCTACGACGAGATGACGGTGGGCGAGTACCTGGCCTACGTCGCCCGGCTGCGCGACGTGCCGGCGAAGGCCACCGCCACCCACGTGGGCGAGGCCGAGGAGAAGACCGGCCTGCGCGACGTGCACGGCGAGGTCATCTCCACGCTGAGCCACGGCTACCGCCAGCGCGTGGGGCTGGCGCAGGCGCTGGTGCACCGGCCCGCGCTGCTCATCCTCGATGAGCCCACCAGCGGCCTGGACCCGCTGCAGATCGTGGAGATGCGCGACGTCATCCGGGGACTGAAGGGCGCGCACACGGTGCTGGTGTCCAGCCACATCCTCCCGGAGATCTCCCAGACGTGTGACCGGCTGCTCATCATCCACAAGGGCGCGCTGCTGGCGCAGGGCAGCGAGGAGGAGCTGTCGCGCAGCCTGGGCGGGCCGTCCATCGTGCTGGAGGTGCGGGGCGACCGGGCGCGGGCGGTGGAGGCGCTCCAGGGGTTTGGCGCGGTGGAGGTGCGGGAAGGGGAGGGCGGCGTGCTGGGGATGAAGGTCGCGGCGCCGCCGGACCTGCGGCCGCAGGTGGCGCGGGCGGTGGTGGGCGCGGGCCTGGAGCTCTTGCGGCTGGACGCGAACGAGGGACAGCTGGAGGCGCTCTTCCTGCGCCTGACGCATGGACAGGAGGTGCGGGCGTGA
- a CDS encoding ABC transporter permease, whose protein sequence is MKALLIARRELAGYLRTLSGYVILAILLAVNGLFFNAYALGGASKRSAEVLSGFFYYSSGFTIVAAILVSMRLLAEERQTGTLPLLYASPVRDRDIVLGKFLAGLAFLALYLVLTLYMPLLVLVNGKVSFGHVAAGYLGLLLLGGASLAVGTFGSSLAKNQLLAAIFSAVMLVALILCWLLARITEQPLADVFSAMSLWNQHYPPFQTGLIHVRDVVYYLCVTYVALFAATRVLEARRWR, encoded by the coding sequence GTGAAGGCGCTCCTGATTGCCCGCCGCGAGCTGGCCGGCTACCTGCGCACGCTCAGCGGCTACGTCATCCTGGCCATCCTGCTCGCGGTGAACGGGCTGTTCTTCAACGCGTATGCGTTGGGCGGCGCGAGCAAGCGCTCCGCGGAGGTGCTGTCCGGCTTCTTCTACTACTCCAGCGGCTTCACCATCGTGGCGGCCATCCTGGTCTCCATGCGGCTGCTCGCGGAGGAGCGTCAGACGGGCACGCTGCCGTTGCTCTACGCGTCGCCCGTGCGGGACCGGGACATCGTGCTGGGCAAGTTCCTGGCGGGGCTCGCCTTCCTGGCGCTCTACCTGGTGCTCACGCTCTACATGCCGCTGCTGGTGCTGGTGAACGGCAAGGTGTCCTTCGGGCACGTGGCGGCGGGCTACCTGGGCCTGCTCTTGCTCGGCGGTGCTTCGCTGGCGGTGGGGACGTTCGGCTCGTCGCTCGCGAAGAACCAGCTGCTCGCGGCCATCTTCTCCGCGGTGATGCTGGTGGCGCTCATCCTGTGCTGGCTGCTCGCGCGCATCACCGAGCAGCCCCTGGCGGATGTCTTCAGCGCGATGTCGCTGTGGAACCAGCACTACCCCCCGTTCCAGACAGGGCTCATCCACGTGCGGGACGTCGTCTACTACCTGTGCGTCACCTACGTGGCGCTGTTCGCGGCGACACGGGTGTTGGAAGCGCGGAGGTGGCGATGA